In one window of Camelus bactrianus isolate YW-2024 breed Bactrian camel chromosome 13, ASM4877302v1, whole genome shotgun sequence DNA:
- the MIIP gene encoding migration and invasion-inhibitory protein isoform X1, whose protein sequence is MVETRDLAQLRQLNLELLRQLWVGQDAVRRSVAKAASESSLDSSSSYNSEVPSSQETTCMACPQGAHHSDSCDRSWPGGASSGVISLPSTKCQHQESLGPLRPQSAPLLTSSDSNDPELSAELDSLGTQESQALRSVLARRSKLSKPRVTFDKESPVPERSWRLRPYLGYDWIAGSLDNSSPITSKPEAFFAKLQKFREANKEECICSDPEPQFLGLQESGAVEGDHECMYCYRVNRRLFLVPSDPGTPCRLCRTPRDQRGPETLAQPAQVRVSIPLSVLDPPHQYRIHRRKSFDASDTLALPRHCLLGWDILPPKSEKSSAPKSLDLWSCVSSEAQHRKLSAADPSCQALPTQVPPPTPIWSEPLVPQPCAPQLKP, encoded by the exons ATGGTGGAGACCAGGGACTTGGCGCAGCTGCGGCAGCTCAATCTGGAGCTCCTGAGGCAGCTGTGGGTCGGGCAGGATGCCGTGAGGCGGTCGGTGGCCAAGGCAGCCTCAGAG TCAAGCCTGGACTCCAGCAGCAGCTATAACTCAGAGGTGCCATCATCTCAAGAAACGACCTGCATGGCCTGCCCACAGGGTGCCCACCACAGTGACTCCTGTGATAGGTCCTGGCCTGGCGGGGCCAGCTCGGGAGTGATCTCTCTCCCATCTACCAAGTGCCAGCACCAGGAGTCTCTGGGCCCACTGAGGCCCCAGTCAGCTCCCTTGCTGACCAGCTCAGACTCGAATGACCCAGAGCTTTCAGCAGAGCTGGACAGTCTGGGGACCCAGGAGTCACAGGCCCTGAGGTCCGTCCTGGCCCGACGAAGCAAGTTGTCTAAG CCAAGAGTGACCTTCGACAAGGAGTCTCCAGTGCCTGAGAGGAGCTGGCGCCTCAGACCGTACCTGGGCTATGATTGGATTGCAG GGTCCTTGGACAATAGCTCTCCCATCACCAGCAAGCCCGAGGCCTTCTTCGCAAAGCTGCAGAAGTTCCGGGAAGCTAACAAGGAGGAGTGTATTTGCAGTGACCCCGA ACCCCAGTTCCTAGGCCTGCAGGAGAGCGGTGCCGTGGAGGGAGATCATGAGT GCATGTACTGTTACCGTGTCAACCGGCGCCTGTTTCTGGTGCCTTCGGATCCTGGCACCCCCTGCCGTCTGTGCAGGACACCACGGGACCAGCGGGGTCCTGAGACCCTGGCCCAGCCAGCGCAGGTCAG ggTGAGCATCCCACTGTCCGTCCTGGACCCCCCACACCAGTACCGCATCCACCGGCGGAAAAGCTTCGACGCCTCCGACACGCTGGCACTGCCCCGG CACTGCCTCCTGGGCTGGGACATTCTCCCTCCAAAGTCTGAGAAAAGTTCAGCCCCCAAGAGCCTGGACCTCTGGTCCTGTGTCTCCTCTGAGGCCCAGCACCGGAAGCTGTCAGCCGCCGACCCTTCCTGCCAG GCCTTGCCAACGCAggtcccacccccaaccccgatCTGGTCAGAACCCTTGGTGCCCCAGCCCTGCGCCCCCCAGCTGAAGCCCTGA
- the MIIP gene encoding migration and invasion-inhibitory protein isoform X2, protein MVETRDLAQLRQLNLELLRQLWVGQDAVRRSVAKAASEPRVTFDKESPVPERSWRLRPYLGYDWIAGSLDNSSPITSKPEAFFAKLQKFREANKEECICSDPEPQFLGLQESGAVEGDHECMYCYRVNRRLFLVPSDPGTPCRLCRTPRDQRGPETLAQPAQVRVSIPLSVLDPPHQYRIHRRKSFDASDTLALPRHCLLGWDILPPKSEKSSAPKSLDLWSCVSSEAQHRKLSAADPSCQALPTQVPPPTPIWSEPLVPQPCAPQLKP, encoded by the exons ATGGTGGAGACCAGGGACTTGGCGCAGCTGCGGCAGCTCAATCTGGAGCTCCTGAGGCAGCTGTGGGTCGGGCAGGATGCCGTGAGGCGGTCGGTGGCCAAGGCAGCCTCAGAG CCAAGAGTGACCTTCGACAAGGAGTCTCCAGTGCCTGAGAGGAGCTGGCGCCTCAGACCGTACCTGGGCTATGATTGGATTGCAG GGTCCTTGGACAATAGCTCTCCCATCACCAGCAAGCCCGAGGCCTTCTTCGCAAAGCTGCAGAAGTTCCGGGAAGCTAACAAGGAGGAGTGTATTTGCAGTGACCCCGA ACCCCAGTTCCTAGGCCTGCAGGAGAGCGGTGCCGTGGAGGGAGATCATGAGT GCATGTACTGTTACCGTGTCAACCGGCGCCTGTTTCTGGTGCCTTCGGATCCTGGCACCCCCTGCCGTCTGTGCAGGACACCACGGGACCAGCGGGGTCCTGAGACCCTGGCCCAGCCAGCGCAGGTCAG ggTGAGCATCCCACTGTCCGTCCTGGACCCCCCACACCAGTACCGCATCCACCGGCGGAAAAGCTTCGACGCCTCCGACACGCTGGCACTGCCCCGG CACTGCCTCCTGGGCTGGGACATTCTCCCTCCAAAGTCTGAGAAAAGTTCAGCCCCCAAGAGCCTGGACCTCTGGTCCTGTGTCTCCTCTGAGGCCCAGCACCGGAAGCTGTCAGCCGCCGACCCTTCCTGCCAG GCCTTGCCAACGCAggtcccacccccaaccccgatCTGGTCAGAACCCTTGGTGCCCCAGCCCTGCGCCCCCCAGCTGAAGCCCTGA